One window of Mucilaginibacter inviolabilis genomic DNA carries:
- the ilvB gene encoding biosynthetic-type acetolactate synthase large subunit, whose translation MEVAQETLTTPAPTTAVEVSGSVALLEALIVEGVDTIFGYPGGAIMPIYDALFDYNDKLNHILVRHEQGGIHAGQGYARTSGKVGVVFATSGPGATNLVTGLADAQIDSTPVVCITGQVFAHLLGTDAFQETDVINITTPVTKWNYQVTDANEIPEVIAKAFYIAKSGRPGPVLIDITKNAQIQKFNFEGYTQCNHIRSYRPKPIVRTQYIQEAAELINQAKKPFIIWGQGVILGSAEQEFKAFVEKSGIPAAWTVLGAGAIPTEHPLNVGMLGMHGNYGPNVLTNECDVLIAIGMRFDDRVTGRLDKYAKQAKVVHLDIDPAEIDKNVKSTVPVWGDCKETLPMLTKLIDEKKHTEWLNTFNEYTQKEVEAVIHDELNPTTPEMTMGEVIKQLNEITKGEAVIVTDVGQHQMVACRYAKFNKTRSNVTSGGLGTMGFALPAAIGAKFGAQDRAVVAIIGDGGFQMTLQELGTIMQTGIDVKIIILNNRFLGMVRQWQELFNERRYSFVDIQSPDFVRLASAYNIPGKRIDDRAELPAALNEMLSNKGSFLLEVMVTKENNVFPMVPQGCSVAEIRLK comes from the coding sequence ATGGAAGTTGCACAGGAAACACTAACTACACCAGCACCAACAACAGCGGTAGAAGTTTCAGGATCAGTAGCATTATTGGAGGCATTAATTGTTGAAGGTGTTGATACCATCTTTGGCTACCCGGGTGGCGCTATCATGCCCATCTATGATGCTCTGTTTGATTATAATGATAAACTGAACCATATCCTGGTCCGTCATGAGCAGGGCGGCATTCACGCCGGCCAGGGCTATGCACGTACTTCAGGTAAAGTGGGTGTTGTATTCGCAACCAGTGGCCCCGGTGCAACCAACCTGGTAACCGGTTTGGCCGATGCACAGATAGATAGTACACCGGTGGTATGTATTACCGGACAGGTATTTGCTCATTTGTTGGGTACCGATGCCTTTCAGGAAACCGACGTGATCAACATCACCACCCCGGTAACCAAATGGAACTATCAGGTAACTGATGCCAACGAAATTCCGGAGGTTATTGCCAAGGCATTCTACATCGCCAAAAGTGGCCGCCCCGGACCGGTATTGATCGACATTACCAAAAACGCACAGATACAAAAATTTAATTTTGAGGGTTATACCCAATGTAACCACATCCGTAGCTACAGGCCAAAACCTATTGTGCGTACGCAATACATACAGGAAGCCGCCGAACTGATAAACCAGGCTAAAAAACCATTTATCATTTGGGGTCAGGGCGTAATTTTGGGCAGTGCCGAGCAGGAATTTAAAGCTTTTGTTGAAAAAAGCGGTATCCCTGCAGCCTGGACCGTTTTAGGCGCTGGTGCCATACCTACAGAGCATCCTTTAAACGTGGGTATGCTGGGCATGCACGGCAATTACGGCCCTAACGTATTAACTAACGAATGTGATGTACTGATTGCTATCGGTATGCGCTTTGACGATCGTGTAACCGGCCGTTTAGATAAATATGCTAAACAAGCCAAAGTAGTACACCTGGATATCGACCCGGCCGAGATCGACAAAAACGTAAAATCAACTGTACCGGTATGGGGCGACTGTAAAGAAACCCTGCCTATGCTGACCAAGCTGATTGACGAAAAGAAACATACCGAATGGCTGAATACTTTTAACGAATACACGCAGAAAGAAGTTGAAGCAGTAATTCATGACGAATTGAACCCTACCACCCCGGAAATGACCATGGGTGAAGTGATCAAACAGCTTAATGAAATTACAAAAGGTGAGGCCGTTATTGTTACTGATGTTGGTCAGCACCAGATGGTAGCTTGCCGTTATGCCAAATTCAACAAAACACGCAGCAATGTTACCAGCGGTGGGTTAGGTACTATGGGCTTTGCTTTACCAGCTGCTATCGGTGCTAAATTTGGGGCTCAGGATCGTGCTGTTGTAGCTATCATTGGCGATGGCGGTTTCCAGATGACCCTGCAAGAGCTAGGTACCATTATGCAAACCGGCATCGATGTAAAGATCATCATCCTGAACAACCGTTTTCTGGGTATGGTTAGGCAATGGCAAGAGTTATTTAACGAACGCCGTTATTCGTTTGTGGATATCCAGAGTCCTGATTTTGTAAGACTGGCATCAGCATATAATATCCCCGGTAAAAGAATTGATGACCGTGCAGAACTTCCCGCAGCATTAAATGAAATGCTGAGCAACAAAGGATCATTCCTTTTAGAAGTAATGGTAACCAAAGAGAATAACGTGTTCCCGATGGTACCACAGGGATGCAGCGTAGCCGAGATCAGGTTGAAATAA
- the ilvN gene encoding acetolactate synthase small subunit — protein sequence MSNQDIEKQEFNITVYTENQIGLLSRIAIIFSRRKINIESLNTSPSEIDKIHRFNIVITESEEVVRKLVRQIEKQVEVLKAYYHTNEDVIWQELALYKVSTDVIAEKVSVERLLRENGARAVVIRKDYTVFETTGHREETDNLISILQPYGLIEFVRSARVAIIKDSDGFNRKLREFERLEPGEEVIENEYLNQGEKVFTM from the coding sequence ATGAGCAATCAAGATATAGAGAAACAAGAATTTAACATCACGGTTTACACCGAAAACCAGATAGGTTTGCTGAGCCGTATAGCCATTATATTTTCGCGCCGTAAGATCAATATCGAAAGCCTGAATACATCTCCATCAGAGATAGATAAAATTCACCGCTTCAATATTGTGATCACCGAATCGGAAGAAGTAGTACGCAAACTTGTTCGCCAGATAGAAAAACAGGTAGAAGTGCTGAAAGCCTATTATCATACTAATGAAGATGTAATTTGGCAGGAATTAGCGTTATATAAGGTATCAACCGATGTAATTGCCGAGAAAGTGAGCGTTGAGCGTTTGCTACGCGAAAATGGAGCCCGGGCCGTAGTAATCCGTAAAGATTATACCGTGTTTGAAACTACAGGCCACCGTGAGGAAACTGACAATTTGATCAGTATATTGCAACCTTATGGGCTGATTGAATTTGTACGCAGCGCGCGTGTAGCTATTATTAAAGATAGTGATGGCTTTAACCGTAAACTACGCGAATTTGAAAGACTGGAACCAGGAGAAGAAGTGATAGAAAACGAATACCTTAACCAGGGAGAAAAAGTATTTACAATGTAA
- the ilvC gene encoding ketol-acid reductoisomerase has protein sequence MAKLNFGGTEENVVTREEFPLSKAQDVLKDEVVAVIGYGVQGPGQALNQKDNGINVIVGQRKGTKTWDKAVSDGFVPGETLFEIEEALERGTVICYLLSDAAQIALWPTVKKHLTPGKALYFSHGFGITFNEQTGIVPPADVDVLLVAPKGSGTSLRRMFLQGRGLNSSYAIFQDATGKAFDRVIALGIAVGSGYLFETNFKKEVYSDLTGERGTLMGCIQGIFAAQYDVLRSKGHSPSEAFNETVEELTQSLMPLVAENGMDWMYANCSTTAQRGALDWWKKFRDATKPVFEELYESVATGKESQRSIDSNSQPDYREKLDAELKELRESELWQAGKTVRSLRPENQVVEA, from the coding sequence ATGGCAAAATTAAATTTCGGCGGTACTGAAGAAAACGTAGTAACCCGCGAAGAGTTTCCTTTATCAAAAGCTCAGGACGTATTGAAAGATGAAGTTGTAGCAGTAATTGGCTATGGCGTTCAAGGTCCTGGTCAGGCATTAAACCAAAAAGACAATGGCATCAATGTAATTGTTGGTCAGCGTAAAGGCACTAAAACATGGGATAAAGCAGTAAGCGATGGCTTTGTACCCGGCGAAACACTTTTTGAAATTGAAGAAGCTCTGGAAAGAGGAACTGTAATTTGCTATTTATTAAGTGATGCAGCTCAGATCGCCCTTTGGCCAACCGTTAAAAAGCACTTAACTCCAGGTAAAGCATTATACTTTTCTCATGGTTTTGGTATCACTTTTAACGAACAAACAGGCATTGTTCCTCCTGCTGATGTTGACGTACTTTTGGTTGCTCCTAAAGGATCAGGCACTTCATTGCGTCGTATGTTCCTGCAAGGCCGTGGCTTAAACTCAAGCTACGCTATTTTCCAGGATGCAACCGGTAAAGCATTTGATCGTGTAATTGCATTAGGTATTGCAGTAGGTAGCGGTTACCTGTTTGAAACCAACTTCAAAAAAGAAGTATACAGCGATTTAACCGGCGAGCGTGGCACACTGATGGGTTGTATCCAGGGTATCTTCGCTGCTCAATATGATGTATTACGCAGCAAAGGTCACTCACCATCTGAGGCATTTAACGAAACTGTAGAAGAGTTAACTCAATCATTAATGCCATTAGTTGCTGAAAACGGCATGGATTGGATGTATGCCAACTGCTCAACTACTGCTCAACGCGGTGCGCTTGACTGGTGGAAAAAATTCCGCGACGCTACTAAACCAGTATTTGAAGAATTATACGAAAGCGTAGCTACCGGCAAAGAGTCACAGCGTTCTATCGACTCCAACAGCCAGCCAGACTACCGCGAGAAACTGGATGCCGAATTAAAAGAATTACGCGAAAGCGAATTATGGCAAGCAGGTAAAACTGTACGCAGTTTACGCCCTGAAAACCAGGTTGTAGAAGCGTAA
- the leuC gene encoding 3-isopropylmalate dehydratase large subunit translates to MGQTLFDKIWDAHVVSSNEGFPDILYIDTHFIHEVTSPQAFDGLRTRGLPVFRPKQTVATADHNVPTIDQHLPIKEELSRYQVDMLTKNCKEFGIELYGLGHPYQGIVHVIGPELGITRPGGTYVCGDSHTSTHGAFGAIAFGIGTSQVEQVMATQCLLQSRPKRMKIEVNGKLHKGVGAKDIILYIIAQISAAGGTGYAVEYAGDTIRSLSMEGRMTICNMSIEMGARCGLIAPDETTIEYVKGREFAPKGEEWDKAVAYWKTLYSDADAQFDEVLSFKAEDIEPMITYGTNPGMGIGVTQHVPETASFEAKEQGSYKKALEYMGLHDDEQLLGKPIDYVFIGSCTNSRIEDLRQVAEFVKGKHKADNVTVWVVPGSKQVQEQAIREGLDKIFDAAGFPLREPGCSACLGMNEDKIPAGKYCVSTSNRNFEGRQGPNSRTFLASPLTAAASAITGKVTDIRTMLSESEFAELAN, encoded by the coding sequence ATGGGACAAACATTATTTGATAAGATTTGGGATGCACACGTCGTCAGTAGCAACGAGGGTTTTCCCGACATTTTATACATCGACACACATTTCATACACGAAGTAACCAGTCCGCAGGCATTTGACGGTTTGCGCACCAGAGGGTTACCGGTTTTCAGGCCAAAACAAACCGTGGCCACCGCCGATCATAACGTTCCTACCATTGATCAGCACCTCCCCATCAAAGAAGAACTTTCCCGCTACCAGGTTGATATGCTTACCAAAAACTGTAAAGAGTTTGGTATTGAACTGTATGGCTTAGGTCACCCTTACCAGGGCATAGTACACGTAATAGGGCCCGAGTTGGGTATTACGCGTCCGGGCGGTACTTATGTTTGTGGTGATAGCCATACTTCAACACATGGCGCCTTTGGTGCCATAGCATTCGGTATAGGCACTTCACAGGTGGAGCAGGTAATGGCAACCCAGTGTTTACTGCAATCCCGTCCAAAAAGGATGAAGATCGAAGTGAATGGCAAACTACACAAAGGTGTTGGCGCTAAAGATATCATCCTGTACATCATTGCGCAGATCTCTGCTGCTGGTGGTACAGGTTATGCCGTGGAATATGCCGGCGATACCATCCGTTCATTAAGCATGGAAGGTCGTATGACCATCTGCAACATGAGCATCGAAATGGGTGCACGTTGCGGACTGATAGCTCCCGACGAAACAACTATTGAATACGTAAAAGGCCGCGAATTTGCCCCTAAAGGCGAAGAGTGGGATAAAGCAGTAGCTTACTGGAAAACTTTATACTCTGATGCTGATGCGCAGTTTGATGAAGTATTATCCTTTAAAGCCGAAGACATTGAGCCAATGATCACCTACGGTACAAATCCGGGTATGGGCATTGGCGTTACACAACACGTTCCCGAAACCGCTTCGTTTGAAGCCAAAGAACAAGGATCGTACAAAAAAGCCCTGGAGTACATGGGGCTGCATGATGATGAGCAACTATTGGGAAAACCAATCGACTATGTATTCATCGGCAGTTGCACCAACTCGCGTATTGAAGACCTACGTCAGGTGGCCGAGTTTGTAAAAGGCAAACACAAGGCAGACAACGTTACCGTATGGGTAGTTCCGGGATCAAAACAGGTACAGGAACAAGCCATCCGTGAGGGATTGGATAAAATATTTGACGCGGCAGGTTTCCCGCTTCGCGAACCAGGTTGCAGTGCATGCCTGGGCATGAACGAGGATAAAATACCGGCAGGCAAATATTGCGTATCCACCTCCAACCGTAATTTCGAAGGCAGACAGGGGCCAAATTCCCGCACCTTCCTGGCCAGTCCGCTAACCGCGGCTGCATCGGCCATTACCGGTAAGGTAACAGATATCAGAACAATGTTGTCTGAATCAGAATTTGCAGAATTAGCGAATTAA
- a CDS encoding GxxExxY protein: MEKNELTYKIIGCAMKVHNTLGNGFQEVIYQRCLAIELANEGVNFVREQEHPIFYNNIEVGTRRADFVVEGKVSVELKAIINLEDVHLAQAKNYTVAYDFPIGLLINFGSQSLQYKLIFNPKYNIKINNN; this comes from the coding sequence ATGGAAAAAAATGAACTTACATACAAAATAATTGGATGTGCTATGAAAGTTCATAATACGCTCGGTAATGGCTTTCAAGAAGTTATTTATCAGCGCTGTCTCGCGATTGAATTAGCTAATGAAGGAGTAAATTTCGTTAGAGAACAGGAACACCCCATCTTCTATAATAACATAGAAGTAGGAACAAGACGGGCAGACTTTGTAGTTGAAGGAAAAGTATCTGTTGAACTTAAAGCAATTATAAATTTGGAGGACGTGCATTTGGCACAGGCAAAAAATTACACAGTTGCTTATGATTTCCCTATCGGTTTATTAATAAATTTTGGAAGTCAAAGTTTACAGTACAAATTAATATTCAACCCCAAATACAACATAAAGATTAATAATAATTAA
- the leuD gene encoding 3-isopropylmalate dehydratase small subunit, with product MTKIFKHIQTSVVPLPIENIDTDQIIPARFLKATTREGFGNNLFRDWRFDENDSPKEDFVLNNPTFSGKVLVAGKNFGCGSSREHAAWAISDYGFDAVVSSFFADIFKGNALNNGLLPVQVSDDFLKKIFDAVYADHNAEIEIDLDKQLIIISATGEQESFEINPYKKACLINGYDDIDYILSKKELIAEFEESK from the coding sequence ATGACTAAAATATTTAAACACATACAAACCAGCGTAGTGCCTCTGCCTATCGAGAATATCGATACGGATCAGATCATTCCTGCCAGATTTTTGAAAGCTACCACCCGCGAGGGTTTTGGTAACAACCTTTTTCGCGACTGGCGCTTTGATGAGAATGATAGCCCTAAAGAGGATTTCGTACTCAACAACCCTACCTTTAGTGGTAAGGTGCTGGTTGCCGGCAAAAACTTTGGCTGCGGTAGCAGTCGCGAGCATGCGGCATGGGCAATATCCGATTATGGTTTTGACGCCGTAGTAAGCAGCTTTTTTGCCGATATATTTAAAGGCAATGCCTTAAACAATGGTCTGTTACCGGTACAGGTAAGCGACGATTTCCTAAAAAAGATATTCGACGCTGTTTATGCCGATCATAATGCGGAAATCGAGATCGACCTGGACAAACAGCTGATCATTATCTCGGCCACTGGCGAACAGGAAAGCTTTGAGATCAATCCATACAAAAAAGCCTGTCTGATAAACGGCTATGATGATATTGATTACATCCTGAGCAAAAAAGAGCTGATAGCAGAGTTTGAAGAATCTAAATAA
- the leuB gene encoding 3-isopropylmalate dehydrogenase: protein MALKKHILVIPGDGIGTEVTTWGKAVLEAIGQKFGHEFTFDEALMGHAGIEATGNPLPDETLAKAKASDAILFGAIGHIKYDNDPSAKVRPEQGLLKIRKELGLYANLRPIMLFDELLDASSLKPEILKGTDILFFRELTGDVYFGEKKRSEDRNTASDLMIYSRYEVERIAIKAYEAARVRSKRLCSVDKANVLEASRLWREVVQEIAKQYPDVETEHMFIDNAAMQLVKNPKKFDVVLTANLFGDILTDEASQIAGSMGMLASASVGDGTGFFEPIHGSAHDIAGQDKANPLASILSVALMLEISFGLKEEAKLVTSAVDKALKDGYRTGDIADADTDKSKILGTKAMGQKVLEYL, encoded by the coding sequence ATGGCACTTAAAAAACATATATTAGTAATACCCGGTGATGGCATCGGTACCGAAGTAACAACCTGGGGTAAGGCTGTACTGGAAGCAATTGGTCAGAAATTTGGTCATGAATTTACCTTTGACGAAGCCCTGATGGGTCACGCAGGTATCGAAGCAACCGGCAATCCGCTACCCGATGAAACTTTAGCCAAAGCAAAAGCCAGCGATGCTATTCTTTTTGGCGCTATTGGTCACATCAAATATGATAATGATCCATCGGCCAAAGTACGTCCGGAACAAGGATTATTAAAAATACGTAAAGAGCTTGGCCTGTATGCCAACCTGCGCCCCATCATGCTGTTTGATGAGCTGCTGGATGCATCAAGCCTGAAACCTGAGATATTGAAAGGGACTGATATCCTTTTCTTCCGCGAACTAACCGGTGATGTTTACTTCGGAGAAAAGAAACGCAGTGAAGACAGGAATACCGCATCAGATCTGATGATCTACTCCCGTTATGAAGTAGAGCGTATCGCTATAAAGGCGTACGAAGCAGCCCGTGTTCGTAGCAAAAGATTATGTTCTGTAGATAAGGCCAACGTACTGGAAGCATCACGCCTGTGGCGCGAGGTGGTTCAGGAAATCGCTAAACAATATCCGGATGTAGAAACCGAGCACATGTTTATTGACAATGCGGCCATGCAGCTGGTTAAAAACCCTAAAAAGTTTGATGTGGTATTAACCGCCAATCTTTTCGGTGATATTTTAACCGACGAGGCTTCACAAATCGCAGGCTCCATGGGTATGCTGGCATCGGCATCGGTTGGTGATGGCACTGGTTTCTTTGAGCCTATCCACGGTTCGGCACATGATATTGCCGGGCAGGACAAAGCCAATCCGTTGGCTTCTATCCTATCGGTAGCCCTGATGCTCGAGATCAGTTTCGGCCTCAAAGAGGAAGCCAAACTGGTAACATCAGCCGTTGATAAAGCGTTAAAAGATGGTTACCGCACCGGAGATATCGCTGACGCGGATACCGACAAAAGCAAAATTTTAGGCACTAAGGCCATGGGCCAAAAAGTGCTGGAATACTTGTAA
- a CDS encoding methyltransferase domain-containing protein, with product MTNDTMTTTMKWNADLYDQKHAFVFQYGEDVLELLDAKPGEYILDLGCGTGHLTQQIKDKGARVKGTDFSPEMIEQARAKYPEVEFAVDNAADFFTDEKYDAVFSNAALHWVLDANGAARSVYNSLKHGGRFVAEMGGKGNVAHLIEAIQLVLQNHGYHVQADTKLWYFPSVGEYATLLEEHGFRVTYMVHYDRKTPLQDGDAGVAKWVTMFGAQFLENIPEEEKAEILKEITHKLEPFYNENGQWYADYKRLRFVAIKE from the coding sequence ATGACCAATGACACAATGACTACAACGATGAAATGGAACGCTGATTTATACGACCAAAAGCATGCCTTTGTATTTCAATACGGCGAGGATGTGCTGGAGTTACTGGATGCAAAACCTGGTGAATATATATTGGACCTGGGTTGCGGTACGGGCCATTTAACGCAACAGATAAAAGATAAAGGCGCCCGCGTAAAAGGCACCGATTTTTCGCCAGAAATGATTGAGCAGGCCAGGGCAAAATACCCGGAGGTTGAGTTCGCGGTTGATAACGCTGCCGACTTTTTTACCGACGAAAAATATGATGCCGTATTTTCAAACGCGGCGTTGCACTGGGTACTTGATGCCAACGGTGCTGCCCGCAGTGTATACAATAGTTTGAAACATGGCGGCCGTTTTGTAGCCGAAATGGGTGGTAAAGGTAATGTGGCCCATTTAATTGAAGCTATTCAACTGGTATTACAAAATCATGGTTACCATGTACAGGCCGATACCAAGCTGTGGTATTTTCCTTCTGTAGGCGAATACGCTACCTTGTTGGAAGAGCATGGCTTCAGGGTAACTTACATGGTGCATTATGACCGTAAAACACCGCTGCAGGATGGTGACGCGGGTGTAGCCAAATGGGTAACCATGTTTGGAGCGCAATTCCTGGAAAATATCCCCGAAGAGGAAAAAGCGGAGATATTGAAAGAGATCACTCACAAACTGGAACCCTTTTACAACGAAAACGGCCAATGGTATGCCGATTATAAGAGGCTACGGTTTGTGGCGATAAAAGAATAA
- a CDS encoding 2-isopropylmalate synthase — protein MLHDPNRVYVFDTTLRDGEQVPGCQLTTPEKIEIAKELELLGVDIIEAGFPVSSPGDFNSVVEISKAVKEPTICALTRANKGDIDAAIESLKYAKRPRIHTGIGSSDMHIKHKFNSTREEILERAVEAVKYAKRGVEDIEFYAEDAGRADVEYLAKMVEAVIAAGATVVNIPDTNGYCLPDQYGSKIKFLKENVKNIDKAIISVHCHNDLGLATANSIAGLQNGARQIEGTINGIGERAGNTSIEEVVMILKTHQVLGLHTQIDSKRFYELSQMIRTQMRMPVQPNKAIVGANAFAHSSGIHQDGFLKMRENYEIIRPEDVGFPSASIVLTARSGRHALKFHLERLGINLNKEELAEAYTNFLTLADAKLDINDNDLLSLVAYKLVKN, from the coding sequence ATGTTACACGATCCCAACCGCGTTTATGTTTTTGATACTACGCTTCGCGATGGCGAGCAGGTACCGGGTTGCCAGTTAACAACCCCCGAAAAAATTGAGATAGCAAAAGAACTGGAGCTGCTGGGCGTGGATATTATTGAAGCAGGTTTCCCGGTTTCAAGTCCGGGCGATTTCAACAGCGTTGTTGAAATTTCAAAGGCTGTAAAAGAACCCACTATTTGCGCATTAACCCGTGCCAACAAAGGCGACATTGACGCTGCTATCGAATCGTTAAAATACGCCAAGCGTCCGCGTATCCATACGGGTATCGGTTCGTCTGACATGCACATCAAGCATAAATTTAACAGCACCCGCGAAGAAATTCTGGAACGTGCCGTTGAAGCCGTAAAATATGCCAAACGTGGTGTAGAAGATATCGAATTTTATGCTGAAGATGCAGGCAGGGCCGATGTGGAATACCTGGCTAAAATGGTAGAGGCTGTAATTGCTGCAGGCGCTACCGTAGTGAACATTCCGGATACCAACGGCTATTGCCTGCCCGATCAATACGGCAGCAAGATCAAATTCCTGAAAGAGAATGTTAAAAATATCGACAAAGCCATTATCTCGGTACATTGCCACAATGACTTGGGTTTGGCTACAGCTAACTCTATCGCCGGCTTACAAAATGGTGCCCGTCAGATAGAAGGCACTATTAATGGCATTGGCGAACGTGCAGGTAATACTTCTATTGAAGAGGTGGTCATGATCCTGAAAACACACCAGGTACTGGGTTTACATACCCAGATAGACTCTAAAAGATTTTATGAGCTTAGCCAGATGATCCGTACTCAAATGCGCATGCCGGTACAGCCCAATAAAGCTATTGTAGGCGCCAACGCATTTGCGCACAGCTCCGGTATACACCAGGATGGCTTCTTGAAAATGCGCGAAAATTATGAGATCATTCGTCCAGAGGATGTAGGTTTCCCAAGCGCAAGTATCGTGCTTACCGCTCGCAGCGGCCGTCACGCGCTTAAATTCCACCTGGAACGCCTGGGCATCAACCTGAACAAAGAAGAACTGGCCGAAGCTTATACTAACTTTTTAACCCTTGCTGATGCTAAATTAGACATCAACGATAACGACCTGTTGAGCCTGGTAGCATACAAGTTGGTAAAAAACTAA
- the ilvA gene encoding threonine ammonia-lyase IlvA, translated as METDTKNQLDFEAAHERLKGVVKRTPLEYNAGLSAKYECEVYLKREDLQVVRSYKLRGAYNMISQLSAEELSRGVVCASAGNHAQGVAFSCNALGTKGVIFMPEITPKQKVTQTEMHGHGNIEIVLTGDTFDDCLREALIYTEAHQMTFIPPFDHYRIIEGQGTVGLEILEDLPDVEAVIMPIGGGGMASGTSSYLKQHVPGIYLIGVEPEGAPSMLKAFEHGEPITLPEIDRFVDGAAVKRVGTLTYQICRELLDEMLVVPEGKICTTILKLYNEDAIVVEPAGALSVAVLDACKDKIKGKKVVCVVSGGNNDIARMQEIKEKSLLYEGLKHYFIVRFPQRPGALKLFVTNVLGPHDDITRFEFIKKNDKENGPALVGIELQSADDYPALLKRMLAHRFNVIELNKDRTLFEYLV; from the coding sequence ATGGAAACTGATACGAAGAACCAGCTGGATTTTGAAGCTGCACATGAACGCCTGAAAGGTGTTGTTAAACGCACTCCGCTGGAATATAATGCCGGCTTATCGGCAAAATACGAATGTGAGGTATACCTCAAACGTGAAGATTTACAAGTTGTACGCTCCTACAAATTACGTGGGGCATACAACATGATCAGTCAGCTAAGCGCCGAAGAATTAAGTCGCGGCGTGGTTTGCGCCAGTGCAGGCAATCATGCACAGGGCGTGGCATTTAGCTGTAATGCTTTAGGTACCAAAGGCGTAATTTTTATGCCCGAGATCACCCCCAAGCAAAAAGTTACCCAAACAGAAATGCATGGGCATGGCAACATTGAGATTGTTTTAACCGGCGATACTTTTGATGATTGCCTGCGCGAAGCATTGATCTATACCGAGGCTCACCAAATGACCTTTATCCCGCCGTTTGATCATTACCGTATTATTGAGGGTCAGGGAACGGTGGGGTTAGAGATATTGGAAGATCTGCCGGATGTAGAAGCCGTAATTATGCCCATTGGCGGCGGCGGTATGGCATCAGGTACCAGCAGCTATTTAAAACAACATGTTCCGGGAATTTACCTGATAGGTGTTGAGCCCGAAGGCGCACCATCCATGCTGAAAGCATTTGAACACGGAGAGCCGATCACATTACCCGAGATAGACCGTTTTGTTGACGGTGCCGCGGTAAAACGTGTAGGAACGCTAACCTATCAGATCTGTCGTGAATTGCTTGATGAGATGCTAGTAGTACCCGAAGGAAAAATTTGTACCACTATACTCAAGCTATACAACGAGGATGCTATTGTAGTTGAACCTGCAGGAGCTCTTTCTGTGGCTGTATTGGACGCCTGTAAAGATAAGATCAAAGGTAAAAAAGTAGTTTGTGTAGTAAGCGGAGGTAATAATGATATTGCCCGTATGCAGGAGATCAAAGAGAAATCACTCCTATATGAGGGACTTAAACATTACTTTATTGTACGCTTTCCGCAACGCCCCGGTGCTTTAAAATTATTTGTGACCAATGTATTAGGTCCGCATGATGATATTACCCGGTTTGAGTTCATCAAAAAAAACGACAAAGAGAACGGCCCCGCCCTGGTAGGTATCGAGCTTCAATCGGCCGATGATTATCCAGCCCTGTTAAAACGCATGTTGGCCCATCGCTTTAACGTGATCGAATTGAATAAAGACCGTACTTTGTTTGAGTATCTGGTGTAA